A stretch of DNA from Besnoitia besnoiti strain Bb-Ger1 chromosome II, whole genome shotgun sequence:
cgtcccGCGCACACGCCGGGATGAGATGACATCTTTTCTACGCGCCAGGATCTCCGCAGAAaccgaggcgagcgagaaacgCATCCTAATCTCACGCActttctcctccttctctcccccCTTCACCCCGCGTATCATCTagcggcagagaaggcgcccgcgggtTCCCCTCAACGAGCCAGTGCACACGAATGCAGTAACAGAATAAAAATACAAGCAGAACTTGTAGTCTCGCGACCAAGCGTGCCCACATGGTCGCATGCGCCCGCCCGTCCTCCCCGCGCCAGGAAAGCTCTCCAAATCCcaccctctctctctctccgcgccatGCACAGACACCGCCCAGGCGAAACACTCTTCATCATGTCATGCCAGTAAGCCACATGACCGCGAGAGGTGAGGACGCAGACACCGCAATCCAACCGACTACACACAGACTTTCCGCTCTGGCGACGAAGGGCGGAAAGATTAACACACGGAGGCGGGCCtgcgagaggcacgcgccaCGGTTCAGAAAGACAGAAGAGGGGATTTAAAAAACGCGATGAACGGCGAAAGATCTGAGTCTGGACACCGCACAGTGCGACGGACCGCATCTACGAGAGCCGAACTAAAACGGTCTCAAACAGGGgaggaggacagcgaggcaATAAAGCACGATTTTATCGTCACATCTTCCCCCGTTTCTTCAGCTTTAACGCTTTTCCTCCGGTCTCACGCTCTCCCCTAGTAGCCCGCCCTCgacacgccgcccgcgccgccatgCACCCACGCGGCTCTCTCCCCTCCGCGAATCCCTTTCTTCACTCGACACTCAACCGGCGCGCGCAAGCTTGCGTTTCCCCCTTCCTCGACTTTCCTCCCCCAGCGGGCACTGGAGAAAaccagaaaaaacagaaaaagacGCCCGACCGACGCGCGTCGTTCGGCCGCACGTGCCCTCCCCCCGTCCAAGGCGAcaagggggggaaggggggcagcgcggccgcaATCGAGGCGCTGCACCGCGCAACTGAGGAGACACACGATTACGCAGTTGACGAATTTTCAAACTTTCAACGTAGACGTTGCGTGACAGCGAAGAACCGACAGCAGGACACACTTGATGCCCTGGCGAGAATCGTCTCTTCAAACGCTCTCcagtctctccctcttccctGTGTTCACGTCGTCGAGTCACGAATCATGCTACAtgcagcaggcgaagacAAATGTAAGAGATGCACGATGAGTTCACGCGTCCACACGCTCATACACACACAGTCAGAACACCGCGAAACGAACTAGCCCTCGTCGCGCGACTCGATTCGCGCAAGGCAGACACACGTTGAAAAAAGCCCTAGTTGACGCCTGTTGCGCCCCTGCCGGCCCAGgggctctctctcccccacctgagcgggggggggaaggttgcgggggcggaggaggggaaAAGCACTCTCCGCAGtcccctcctctgccgctcttcctctgctcTTTTCGCGGagttcttcctcctcagccACTGCACGCGTTCTCACGGTCCGCGCACCGCTCAAGTCTTCCACTCGCCTCCATCTTGCTTCTTTTCTGCAGCTCCAAGCCGGCGACCCGCCACCGATTGGCACCGCTTGGGAGAGGGCGGTGAAAGCTGCTCACGCTTAAGCACCTCCCGCGTTGCTCGCCAGACGCGTGGCGCGAGCCGTCGTGGCATGCACGCAACACCAGAAGAGAGGGACACAAGACATCCTTTAAATGCAAACGGCTGCGACGACCTCTCTATACACACCGCTCGCTCCGCTGTATGTCCACCGGCCGCGAGCATTACGCGTCAACGCCGGCGACCTCTGCCGCTTGGTCCTGAGCTGCCGACACGGGGGCCGCCTCGGACTTGGCACCTTCgtttctctcctccgcggcatGCTGCTTGCCATTCAGGCCAGCGTTCACCTGCCCTTCCTCCTGCGgagcctgctgcagctgctgcggcatgtccgcgcccgcagcctcggtgagggcgccgccgctctccacgcTGGGGAGCCCCGCCGCCAACCCTGCCGCTGCTACTACCTGATCTTCTTTGCCCTCGGCGACCCCCGCCCCCATCGCAGCCTGctctcccttcttctccgcagcTTCCTCATGCCCTGGGCCGAAGGCaagcgcagacgcctgctcAACCTTCGCTGCCGACGCGTCCACGCCTGTTTTGCCGTCGGTAatctcgcctgcgccagctgcttcCTTCGCACggtcgccgccagccgcgagcAACTCTTTCTCCCTCACCAGCGCGTCCTCCGTCAAGCCGGACAGAAgccccgcgacgccgccgcccatggccgccgcgccctcggcggtcGCCCCCGGCAACACAAGCGACGgtgccgcgcctgcggcgcctagAGCCGCTGCCGGGGCGCCGTTGCCGCCCACGAAGAGCTGGCTAGTAGCTTCCGGTGAgcacgacgcggagacgaacTGCGAATTCTGCAAGaacgccgcctgcagcgagttCAGCGAGTTCACGTCGCCCTGCAGCAGAGCCATGCGTTGCTGCGGGTCgagctgaagcagcagcgccgccagcgcgtccCGCACAATCAATCCGCCCGAGGGcgagccgcctgcagcggctgacGATGCGATCAGGTTAGCCACATTCGGAGagcctgcggcctctcgcgcctccaggcCCGAGCCCAGCAGCGTGGGGCCCCCTGGCAGGACGCCGGCAGTCGAccccgcagccgcctggGTCAGCcccggcgccgacgcggacaAGAGGCTCTCCGCCCCAGCGCCTGCCAGCACGCCTTCTACGGCGCCCGGGACCCcgctggcgcccgctgcgccttcttccgaggagacgcctccggcgcggagacgcgaggcggcggcattCGCCACGCCGCCAGGTGCAACCGGCAGCTCGGCGGCGTTGGCGCCCGCGACCCCTGCCACGCTGCTGTTTGGCGCGACCATCGCCGGGTTCGCCGCCAGGCCCGCGGGAAGCGACGAGCCGAACGGCGCACCGTACAGCAGAgagcccgcggcgacagctgtgcgcgcggcggcctctgcagtcGACGCATTCTCCCCTGAGAGAcgggagagcgacgcagggtCGAGGATCGCGCCCCGGAGCGCCGCCATACTCGTCGCAGCTGCCATGTCATCGTCCGGCCGCGTGCACGCCGTAGCCGCGCCGgtctgcgcgacgccgccagtCCCTGGCCAGCAGAGGCCCTGCAGCGACACAGACAGAGGCTGCTGGGAGTGGATGAGGGTCTGCgggcccgcagccgcgggcgtctctgGAAGAGGCGCAGTGAGGGCTGCGGAGTTGTTCACGCTCGCGGTGggccctgcagcagcagccgctgccgagagcgcgccgccgctccctcgcccGCCAGAGAGGCCCAGCAAGGATGACGCCGCACCGGGCTCGTCACCCGGGCTCGATCCCCAGTAGATGCGCTCCaactgtctccgcgcgtgaatcgcgagctgcagcgcagtcTCGTAGCCGTGCTTCGCGACCGCGAAACTCTTCTTCACGTTCCTGCCGTGGACGCCCATGGTCGCTGCCCACGCGTTGTTCCGCGTATCCAGATACACCCCTCTCACGTCACACGTGCTGCTCTCTGTGCCGGTCCCGACTCCCGCTCCTGCTGCGCCCGGCGCTTTGCCTCCCACGCCATCTGCTCCAGGGACGCCCGttgcgcctccggcgcctgcgcccccaaagcccgcggctgcgtctttcccgcctctctgatgacgccgcagcgagccacCCGCTCCGCCAGccacgcccgccgccgcgccactGTGACCCGCGTTCTGGCCAGGAGTCTGCAGTCCACCCGCCGCACCCTGTTGACCCCGGCGTCGCTTCGAACTCCCCGCaccggctgcagctgccgccacACTGCCAGACGCTCCAGCGGCCCCTAGCAAAGCCCCTGCGCCGAGTTGACCCATGCCCGAGCCCaccgcggccgaggcgccgacggcacCAAGCTGACCAGCAGCCGCTTTCTCGCCCcccacgccgtcgcccgccagCGGCCCAGAGAGGGCACAGCCTTGCGCGCCACCCACGATCGGGCTGGGCATCATGACCAGGTTGCCGTCCCTGTTGAAGCcgcacagcggcgcggcaccCGAccccggcgcagcgccgcagccccgcgccgccgccgcgagttgCTGCTGATGGAGGCCCTGCTGTTGCAGCAGGAGGGAGAGcaccggcgcggagaggccacAGGCACTCTgggccgctgcgccctcgcctcccgctgctccgccttcttcctggCCTCCGAGACCCACACCGACAGCGCCACCTGCCGCCGTCCTTCCCGCGCCTGTCTGAAGCGCGAAAAGTTCTCCGTTCTCGCCCACAGCGCAGGTCCCTTCGGGACCGGGAGTcgcaccggcgccgcgcgccgccgctgcagctgcccccgcggccgctgcgttCTGACCCCAAAGGACGTCgagcagaggaggcagcgatGCCCCGCGGTTCAGCTCTTGGAGAAGCTGAAGCTGAAGTTGCTGGTGgttcgccgcagcagctggatCTCGCATCGCGCCAGCGTTGCCGTCGCCATCGGCGCACCCGGCAGCTGAAGAAAACAGGCCCTGCGGAATACCGACACCTCCTGCgaaagcggcagcggcctcacCCCACTGCTGAAGCATCAGCTGTTGCtcagcgagctgctgctgttgaAGAAGCTTCGGATCAAAGCCTTGctggctcgccgcagcgagaagcgccgctccagctgcagtccccgccgcgcccgcggcgccgctaGCGCCATCCGCCCCCGAGGCAGCAGCCCCTGGCGCCCCTCCCGCGCCGGTGAAGGCCGCAAGCCCgaacgaggcagcggagggtccgccagcgggcgccgcagccccgccttgcgcgccggccgctgcggcctcgtccgTGGGCGCTCCACCAGCCCCAGCGTTTCCGGCGGTTGCCGCAGGATCCCGCACGCCCCTAGGcacagaagagagggaggcaggagtcaggaaggcagcggcggcggcagccgcggcgagagacgacgcgccttcgcctccagtGGCCCCCGCGGTCCCATTCTGGCTGACACCGGCCGCCCCCGGcacgccagcggcgccgcccgggAGACCGGAGAGGAGCGCCGCTgttcctgcatgcgcggaggaggcgttagccgccgcggccgccaggagCAGCTCGTTGGAGGCGTCGCGAAGATTCAGggacggcgcggctgcgttcgccgagaagagacagctgctgctggtgccGTCCGCGGAGAGCCCGGTTCCAGGGGGAGTCGCCCCGAACTTGCCCAGGCAGGAAGTGAGGGACGAGTTCAACAAGCCCGGCGAAGGGCCTTGGAGGCccccgaggccgccagcagcgccaccgctggctgccgcggcgagaagaactGAGGACGCATGAGGAAGGTCAGGGCCCCCGACACCGGCGGCCCCCATGGCTTGGTGCGGAGagcccgccgctgcagcgccgttCCCGGCAAAGCGGGCAGCACCCAGAAGCGCGCCCTGGCTGCCTTGCAGGCctcccggcgcgccgccacatACGCCTACAgaagcgccggcagaggcacTGGGGGGAGGAtgcgcgccggtcgcgccgGGTGCAGCGCCTGGGGCTCCACTGCTGTGGCCGCCGTTGGCGGCGTTGTTCGCGGCGCCCTTGGTCTTGAAAGAGACGAgtttcctcgccttctcgaagacgtcgtcggcgcggccGTTCTGGATGGCGTCGAGCCACATTTGGCGGCATTCGATGGCGAGGCGCTTGGCTTCTGCGTTTCCGAACTTGCTAGCGAGGAAGAACTTGCTCATCTGTCGGCAGTTGAGCGTCACGACCACTCGCCACCCCTTCCGCGCGGTGTCGTAGTAGACGCCTTTGACGCCGCTTTGCACTGGGCACTGGTGTCGCTGCGAACTCATCATGAGCTGGTCCAgctcgccagcctcgcgcgcctcctcccacCTCTCTCGGGTGTCGACGGCCATCTGCTTGGCGCCCTCGTACCCGTACTTGGCGACGCTGAACACTTTGAaccgtctgcggcctccatACTTGATCTCCGCAACCCACGCCTGCCGGCCGCCGTAGTAACTCACCCCCGGGCGCATCAGCAGGTCGTTCCGCTCGTACtcgccggtctccgcggcaccctgcgcgccggcagccgcttgggctccagcggcccccggcgcgtggctgccgcgcgtcgtcgtcgtagagggaagaagcgacgacacagcgcccggcgccgcgcccgcgagaccGGCAGAGGTCATCGCTggaagaagggcggcgcTGACACCCGCCTGCAcgggcgcgcagcctgcggccgcgcctggcAGGCCGGGGGCGGGAATCCCGGGGGCGGACAGGCCCCCCTTGCCCAGTCCGGGAACGACGAGTCCCGACAAAGCGGCGGACGTCTGGTCGAGGTAGACTCCGGCGCCCTGCACAGCTGGGATactggcgagggcgcccggctgcgaggccgcccgcgcgacggccgcatGACTGAAGTCCTGCGGTCCCGCAGAGAGCTCCTTCTCCTTGCCGACTgcgtccgccttcgccgcttctcccgcagcggcagccgccatcgcagctgcagcctgagcggcggcggcggccgccgcggcgcgcgccgaccgccgGGTTTTGATGGGCTCCATCTCCTCTCGCTTCACCTTCCGGTCTCCCGAGCCCGCCGCTGAAgacggcgtcgcctcagTCGAGTTTCCGTGTCCGCCGGTCCCATGCGGAgtcgacagcgaagacgcggagtgGTGATCGGCGTcgccgagaagcagcagcggatTGGCGGGGGTCGGTTTGCCTGTCTCTGTgccgcgcgacggagagagcgaggagctGTTCAGGCCCGGATCCGACGCCTGCATCCCCCGCCGGGACTTCTTGCTCACCCCCAGGAGAGACGGCAACGCGGACGCCTTCTCGGGGctctgcggctcctccgGAAACTGGAGCGACGGGAAGGAGAGACCTGTGGCGCTGGGGGTCACGCGGCCCCCAACGGCAGCCACGCCGAGCGGAACGCCTGCGGCCCCTGCCTTGGCGCCCTGCTGGAGAACCAAGAGGCGGAGATGATCTGCCTGGACTTCATTCATGtctgtcgcgccgcctgtGGCAGGGAGGAGAAGCGCAGCCGAGCCCGGCTCGCCCTCTGCTCCTCCGCTTTCCCCacccgcggaaggcgaggacgaagacgaaaacgcaaccgaagaagacgaagagctctcgccttcctcgccgagAGACGTGCCCGCGGCTGAGTCCGCGCCcacctctcccccccccaaGCTGCCTTTCTCTTTCTGGTAAAGTGCGGTCCTGCGCCAGGGCCCGTTTCTTTctcgtctccggcggcgcgttcCGCGACCCCTGCGCCTGGATCGATCTGCATGCCCTCAGCTTCGCCGTCGGGAACCGGCGTGCCGGtagtcgcggccgcctgcaaAAGCTGGTTCTGAACGTGTTGCTGAAGGGCGTTGAGCTgctcgagctgcagctgagTCGGCAAGGCGACGCTCTCCGGTTTGAGCTGCAGAAGCTCGAGATTCGCAGCctcgggcgcagcggcgttcTCCCCCAGATGCAAGTGCAAGAGCTCgtcggcagcggctgcgccggcgctcttCACCGCCTCCACGTCCCCTGCTGCAGCCATCTGCAGACCTTCAGAGGAGaccagaggcgccgcggcgacgccgcagagtgCGTCGTTCTGTGGctgctccgctgcctccacgACTCCCGCGACCGTGTCCCCCGACGCAgtcagaggcgcgaggcccgccgcTGGTATCGCCTCTGTCATGGAGtggacgcggagagaagcagacaaCGCGAGAAGGGCTTGGCTCGTTGCGTAGAAGGTGTCAGGCGACTGGCTAGAGAATACAAGGTCGAGGCACGACGGCGAAATGGCGACGCAGTCCTCGGAAGAtgcgcgcggacgacgggagacagaaggcgagaagaaggaaccTCCCGGGCGGTGCTGAAGGTCTGTGACCGACTTGAACGATTTGGCCTCTTCACGGGATTGAGGATTAGAGTTGACGACTTGGCTCAACCTGGTCCCCTGCGGAGGGTGATTTCCTCGCTACAGTCCGCACTCCCGCTTCTCAGCCGGAGAATAGACTGCGCAAGGCAATCGCAAACCGTAGACTGGGCagcaggaagacgaggactgTAGATGCCGCGTCCGTAAGATCGCAGAGTAAGGGCCCGACTTGTTCGCTTGCACACGCTCCACAGTGCTCCCCTCCTTTTGCTCTCCCTCGACTCCTGGCCGGTGAGAGAAAAAATcacgaaaaaaagaaaaaatgGCAACTCaacgcagcgcctgccttcCTCAATATATCTTTTTCCGCAGGGCGATCCTTGCAAAAAAGACCGTGAAACTGCGTGAAAAATCGTACAGCATACACAGGGAAACCTTCACGCGCACACAATACTTTCCTATACACATACGTCGGCCTGCCGCTTGGAGGGGATTCAGAAGTTATGGGACGCGAGTTGCTGAAGATGAGAAAATGACATCGTCAGAATAAATGCGAAAAACAAGGGcgacagaaggcgagaaTTTCGGTGCACACGGAGGATAGAGCTCGCACAcgggaagaaaagaaaagtgCTCCTCTGTTGCGAAGAAAGTTTCGCGAGAAGTCGCAAGCTGAGGTAAAAAGAAAAGTTAGGGTGATTAAGAAGAAAGCATAGAATATCAAAGAAGTTCACAAACCGCACCAGCAAACggaaaagaaagaggaaaTGGTGGCTTTTTTAATGATCTGGTTATCCTCTACATCTCTCACGACAAAAGCGCACTTAGCGGCAGGCCCCTCCGCTCATCGTGCACCGGGACTCGACGCGCGAgctggagagaaaaagaggggAAATAGGGGGGCGTTTTCTAgcttcctcgcttcctccttcacTCTGGCCTTCTTCTAAGTTTTCGACGGAAGACTCGCGCGGTGCTTTCCGGGTTTTTCCCAGCAGTGACCTCTCCTGAAGCAAAAACAACGGAAGCGACAAATGCACTTTTGCGGCCGGCGGAACACGGTGACAAAACAGAGGCGCAAAAAAACGGAAAACGGGGGAGAAGCGACGAACACTGACGAgggaaacgaaaaaaacaaaGTGCGCCAACGCACCCGACGGAAAAAGAAGGGAAAACAGACCTTGACCTGGGTCCCTTcgcttttcttttcttccgaGCTGTCGCGTTCGGCACAACCTTTCCAGAGAATAGTTTCTTTTCCTCTTGGGGTTTTCTCGACCACTTGAAGTTTTCGCGGGGTCCGCGCAGGCCCCCGGCCTCCAAGAAAGCAcccagaggaggagagcagaggaaaaaagcgaaaacgGAGGGAGCGAAGAACGAGAGTCGGTGCCTGCTCCGAAAGTGGGTCGACACGCGCGGCACGACGGCGGTCGCTGAAGTGCATCCGTTCCACGCaaagaaaggagagaaaaggaactGGGAAAAGCAAGCAGATGGCTCCCTCTTTCGTGCCCTGCGCCTTCACTTCACGGGCGCGCAAAAACCAGCCGCTCAACGCCCTACTTCGACTTGCGCCAccacacgccgccgcggagtcgcTGCGACGAAGCGGCAccacgggcgcgcgcgcgcgcaggcacacGGTCTCTCTAGAGGCGGACAGAGTCTACACGaaacgcgcctctcgcccagACTTCGAgccgcgaagaaagagaaaaacggcggGAACTGGCTTCACAGAGACACAACTCACTTTCCCACCCAAGAGAAGCAGGCCGCGAaacaggcgacgacggacgCACCGCCACGAGAGGCGCAAGAGTGGCAGCGAAGCAGGAACCGTGCGCGCCGACCTTCGCAACCCCCAAACCCcacgagctgcaggcgccacaAATCGTTTCCCACGACGTGCAGAGAGGACGTGTCAAACGAATGTGAACTTTGGCCTTTTTgccgaagagcgcgaggcagatAATAtacggccgccgccgctgaggtGGAAacccggcgcgaggcggaatacacgcgcgtcgtcgaggaggaAACTGCAGAGATTCCCCCTCGTGTTGTGAGCACACGCGACACAAAATCTCACACTAGCCGCTACCTCTCCCTCCAAAATGCACGGGTCATCACTGAACACCCGCACGAAGGTGCCTCTCCACCTCATGCCCTCGCAGGACGGTCCCCTACGAAGGCCTACGAAAAAGGCTCGCAGGCCAGTCATCAAAAGTCCCTCGCCTGCGACAGATTCCGTCCCTAGGCCGAAAgtcgcctctcgcacgcAGACGAAACGTGaaacgcgacggcggagcggCTACAGATCTTCGCCATGCAAGACTCGCGAGTTCTTGTCACCTTCAGCGCTCTCCACTCTGCCTTTCTTCGCGATTATCCACGCAAAACTAGCGCAAACTTTGCCCGCTTTATTGGTTGCAGTCGCCCTCCACTGTGGACGTAAAGAAAAGGACCGGTGAagcacgcgggcgcgcaccCGTCTCCCTAGATTTTTTCCGCGACGAACTAATTCGATGCGATTACCACGGAGAAGGAAATGAGATGGCGTCGAACAGGAAACGATTGCAAGTGAAAATCGCACGCTTATCCTCACGAATAGCAAAGCGCAGTAGGAGAAAAGAAGGACAACACTATGGAAAGAGACGCAAAGAAACTGCCGCGCTCCGCACttttctgcgccgcggctccgcgccaTGGACCGGTTCAGCGACACTTTTTCCCGCTTACGCCGACTCTTTTCCCTTCAACAATACATGGGTCCTCTGTTCAAATGAGCTATTCAAAAACACCCCAACTATTTCCCAAACTCACGCTGCAACAGCCGGGCGGAGTTCACCACTTCCACTGAGGGACGTCAGCCCGGTCCTTCGCCGACAAGGTGAGAGGAGGATGACCTAGGCGGGAGACGAGACAAAATCGCGCCGCAGAATGACTTTCAGCTCTGCCTAGTCGATCCGGGGCATTTCTTTATCCCTGGAGTGTACGCAACTCGGTGAAGAGTCAGGCGGAAGATGTGAAAAACCTCGGGGGGTGCTCGCCGGAGGTTGGCGACCACGGAAGCTTCCTCTTCTGGAACGAGAAAAGTGGCGGAAGGCCATGAAAGGCGCTTGTCAGCTCGCAACGCGTTCGAACACGTCACACGCTTGGCTTCCAGCTTACTCCTGCTTTGATCCTCCTCTCTGATGTCTCGACGTTGGGAGGGGTTCGTTCGCGACGCCCACGTATCTGCGCGGGCGGCACGGGCCTACTACGACTGTCGGCTTCCCCCCGGTCGGCGGGTTGTGGATAGCAGCTATGGGTCGCGCGTACCGGTGCGAGCTGCCTGAAGCATTTTGTGAGGTGGAGAAACCGGCTCAGTGAACGGTAGACACGGACCAACGTGTGGAAGAAAACACCCATACGCGTTGCAGCTCGCGAGGAAAACAGCGGCGAGGGTGGGTACGCCCACTGTACCTGACCAGGCTACTCTGCGTTACAGCACGCACGctcccgcagcagcagcacacgTTGCCAGCGTTCGATTTTCTCACGCCGATTTGGCCGCGCGTGCGTATGAACGTGGACAGTGCTAGAGATGGGGGATTGTCGGGAAAAACcgaccgcagccgcagccatGTAAGCAAACGTCCGCTTACCACTCACCCTGAATGGaccgccgcaggccccgtGATTTTGGGGGAAGAGAAAGCCACCGGTTCAACAACACGGGAGAGATGCTGGGCAAGTAGCCAGAGGAGAGCATCAGTTGCGACACACGCGTGGGCTGACGCCTCGCTTGACGACGCGGCCCTGGAGCGCAGCCTCCTCAATCAGCGACTCGAAACGGTGAAACAGACACTCAGCAAACAAAATCGCGTCCACACGCGTCCGCACAGAAGCTTCGGAAAGCCAAAATGGAAAGAAACTGCCGGACGCACGCTcacagcggcagcagggGAGGTGATGCCTCGCTGTGAaaccttctcctcgccccgcTGGCAGGGACGCTGGGCTGCTTCCGTCGGCGGTTGTGCACGAATTGACAGGCTGACAACGCACTCCCCGGCACGCCGCTCCTGTCGGCCT
This window harbors:
- a CDS encoding AP2 domain transcription factor AP2X-7 (encoded by transcript BESB_035290); the encoded protein is MTEAIPAAGLAPLTASGDTVAGVVEAAEQPQNDALCGVAAAPLVSSEGLQMAAAGDVEAVKSAGAAAADELLHLHLGENAAAPEAANLELLQLKPESVALPTQLQLEQLNALQQHVQNQLLQAAATTGTPVPDGEAEGMQIDPGAGVAERAAGDEKETGPGAGPHFTRKRKAAWGGESGGAEGEPGSAALLLPATGGATDMNEVQADHLRLLVLQQGAKAGAAGVPLGVAAVGGRVTPSATGLSFPSLQFPEEPQSPEKASALPSLLGVSKKSRRGMQASDPGLNSSSLSPSRGTETGKPTPANPLLLLGDADHHSASSLSTPHGTGGHGNSTEATPSSAAGSGDRKVKREEMEPIKTRRSARAAAAAAAAQAAAAMAAAAAGEAAKADAVGKEKELSAGPQDFSHAAVARAASQPGALASIPAVQGAGVYLDQTSAALSGLVVPGLGKGGLSAPGIPAPGLPGAAAGCAPVQAGVSAALLPAMTSAGLAGAAPGAVSSLLPSTTTTRGSHAPGAAGAQAAAGAQGAAETGEYERNDLLMRPGVSYYGGRQAWVAEIKYGGRRRFKVFSVAKYGYEGAKQMAVDTRERWEEAREAGELDQLMMSSQRHQCPVQSGVKGVYYDTARKGWRVVVTLNCRQMSKFFLASKFGNAEAKRLAIECRQMWLDAIQNGRADDVFEKARKLVSFKTKGAANNAANGGHSSGAPGAAPGATGAHPPPSASAGASVGVCGGAPGGLQGSQGALLGAARFAGNGAAAAGSPHQAMGAAGVGGPDLPHASSVLLAAAASGGAAGGLGGLQGPSPGLLNSSLTSCLGKFGATPPGTGLSADGTSSSCLFSANAAAPSLNLRDASNELLLAAAAANASSAHAGTAALLSGLPGGAAGVPGAAGVSQNGTAGATGGEGASSLAAAAAAAAFLTPASLSSVPRGVRDPAATAGNAGAGGAPTDEAAAAGAQGGAAAPAGGPSAASFGLAAFTGAGGAPGAAASGADGASGAAGAAGTAAGAALLAAASQQGFDPKLLQQQQLAEQQLMLQQWGEAAAAFAGGVGIPQGLFSSAAGCADGDGNAGAMRDPAAAANHQQLQLQLLQELNRGASLPPLLDVLWGQNAAAAGAAAAAARGAGATPGPEGTCAVGENGELFALQTGAGRTAAGGAVGVGLGGQEEGGAAGGEGAAAQSACGLSAPVLSLLLQQQGLHQQQLAAAARGCGAAPGSGAAPLCGFNRDGNLVMMPSPIVGGAQGCALSGPLAGDGVGGEKAAAGQLGAVGASAAVGSGMGQLGAGALLGAAGASGSVAAAAAGAGSSKRRRGQQGAAGGLQTPGQNAGHSGAAAGVAGGAGGSLRRHQRGGKDAAAGFGGAGAGGATGVPGADGVGGKAPGAAGAGVGTGTESSTCDVRGVYLDTRNNAWAATMGVHGRNVKKSFAVAKHGYETALQLAIHARRQLERIYWGSSPGDEPGAASSLLGLSGGRGSGGALSAAAAAAGPTASVNNSAALTAPLPETPAAAGPQTLIHSQQPLSVSLQGLCWPGTGGVAQTGAATACTRPDDDMAAATSMAALRGAILDPASLSRLSGENASTAEAAARTAVAAGSLLYGAPFGSSLPAGLAANPAMVAPNSSVAGVAGANAAELPVAPGGVANAAASRLRAGGVSSEEGAAGASGVPGAVEGVLAGAGAESLLSASAPGLTQAAAGSTAGVLPGGPTLLGSGLEAREAAGSPNVANLIASSAAAGGSPSGGLIVRDALAALLLQLDPQQRMALLQGDVNSLNSLQAAFLQNSQFVSASCSPEATSQLFVGGNGAPAAALGAAGAAPSLVLPGATAEGAAAMGGGVAGLLSGLTEDALVREKELLAAGGDRAKEAAGAGEITDGKTGVDASAAKVEQASALAFGPGHEEAAEKKGEQAAMGAGVAEGKEDQVVAAAGLAAGLPSVESGGALTEAAGADMPQQLQQAPQEEGQVNAGLNGKQHAAEERNEGAKSEAAPVSAAQDQAAEVAGVDA